A section of the Eublepharis macularius isolate TG4126 chromosome 1, MPM_Emac_v1.0, whole genome shotgun sequence genome encodes:
- the PBK gene encoding lymphokine-activated killer T-cell-originated protein kinase → MEAEPIFKTPSKPAERKKAGPDCSPSLISIPASPFMQKLGYGTGVNVYLMKRSPKGISHSPWAVKKINPKCDSNQRNTYQKRLNEEAKILKNLQHPNIVGYRAFTEAKDGSMCLAMEYGGEKSLNDLIEERRAQHLGPFPAATILKVALHMARGLKYLHNDKKLLHGDIKSSNVVIKGAFESIKICDVGVSLPLDENMTVSDPEAHYIGTEPWKPKEALEEDGTITDKADIFAFGLTLWEMMTLSIPHLTLPGDDEVSDEDASFDEDDFDESAYYEALGTRPLLNVEELGPLYQNVIELFSVCTFEDPKKRPAAALIVDCLEA, encoded by the exons atggaggcagaaCCTATCTTCAAGACCCCCAGCAAAccagctgaaagaaagaaagcag GACCAGATTGTTCTCCATCTTTAATATCTATCCCAGCTTCTCCCTTCATGCAGAAGCTTGGTTATGGAACTGGAGTCAATGTTTATCTTATGAAAAG ATCTCCAAAAGGGATCTCTCATTCCCCCTGGGCTGTGAAGAAGATAAATCCTAAATGTGACTCCAATCAGCGAAACACATATCAGAAAAGACTAAATGAAGAAGCTAAGATTTTGAAAAATCTTCAGCACCCAAACATTGTGG GATATCGTGCATTTACTGAAGCCAAAGATGGGAGTATGTGCCTTGCCATGGAATATGGGGGAGAAAAATCTCTCAATGACCTAATAGAAGAGAGAAGAGCACAACACCTGGGGCCCTTTCCAGCTGCCACCATCCTCAAAGTTGCCTTGCACATGGCAAGAGGACTGAAG TATCTACACAATGACAAAAAATTGCTTCATGGAGACATCAAATCTTCCAATGTTGTCATTAAAGGTGCCTTTGAATCAATAAAGATCTGTGACGTGGGAGTTTCATTGCCTCTGGATGAGAACATGACGG TGAGTGACCCAGAGGCCCACTACATTGGCACTGAGCCCTGGAAACCAAAGGAAGCTCTGGAGGAAGATGGCACCATCACCGACAAGGCTGATATCTTTGCATTTGGGCTGACTCTGTGGGAAATGATGACACTTTCCATACCTCATCTTACCCTTCCCGGAGATGACGAAGTATCAGATGAAG ATGCTTCTTTTGATGAAGACGACTTTGACGAATCTGCATACTATGAGGCTCTTGGGACAAGGCCTCTACTCAATGTGGAAGAGCTAGGCCCGCTGTATCAAAATGTCATCGAGCTGTTCTCTGTCTGCACCTTTGAGGATCCTAAGAAACGTCCCGCAGCTGCGCTCATTGTTGATTGCTTAGAAGCATAG